The Clostridium beijerinckii genomic sequence GGAGTTGTAGATTACTTACCATCACCATTAGATGTTCCAGCAATAAAAGGAACAACATTAGATGGAGAAGAAGATCATAGAAATTCTTCAGACTCTGAACCATTATCAGCTTTAGCATTTAAAATAGCTACTGATCCATTTGTTGGTAAATTGGCATTTACAAGAATATATTCTGGCGTAATGCAGAGTGGTTCATATGTTCTTAACTCAACAAAAGGTAAGAAAGAAAGAATCGGTAGACTTGTTAAGATGCATTCAAATTCAAGATCAGAAGTTGAATCATTAGAAGCAGGGGAAATTGGTGCAGTAATTGGATTAAAAAACACTACAACAGGTGATACTTTATGTGCAGAAAATAGTCCAATAATTCTTGAAGCTATGGAGTTCCCAGAACCAGTTATAAGAGTAGCTATTGAACCAAAGACAAAAGATGCTCAAGAAAAAATGGGTATGGCATTAGCTAAATTAGCAGAAGAAGATCCTACATTTAAGACTTGGACTGATACAGAAACAGGTCAAACAATTATTGCGGGTATGGGAGAGCTTCACTTAGAAATAATTGTTGATAGACTTCAAAGGGAATTTAAAGTTGAATGTAATGTTGGAGCACCTCAGGTTGCTTATAAGGAAACAATTAGATCAGCTGTTAAAGCAGAAGCTAAATATGCTAAACAATCAGGTGGTAAAGGACAATACGGTCATGCTGTAATTGAAATGGAACCAACTGAAGGCGAATATGTATTTGAAAATGCTGTTGTTGGAGGAGCTATTCCTAAGGAATACATACCAGCTATTGATGCAGGTATTCAAGAAGCATCTAAAAATGGTATAATTGCAGGCTATAATGTTATTAACTTCAAAGTTAAATTAGTACACGGTTCATACCATGAAGTTGACTCATCTGAAATGGCATTTAAAATAGCAGGTTCTATGGCATTTAAGAATGCAATGGCTAAAGCAAGCCCTGTACTTCTTGAACCAATGATGAAAGTTGAAGTAACAGTTCCAGAAGAATACATGGGAGATGTTATCGGAGATATCAATTCAAGAAGAGGTATAATGGAAGGTATGGAAGCTCTTAATGGAGCGCAAGTTATTAGAGCGTTTGTTCCATTATCAGAAATGTTTGGATATGCTACTACTTTAAGATCTAGAACTCAAGGTAGAGGAGTTTACTCAATGGTATTTGATCACTATGATGAAGTTCCAAAGAATATTCAAGAACAAATTGCAGGTAGCAGAGCTAAATAAAGAGTAATATAAAGTTTTTATCATATTGTATATTAAATTATTTTACGGAGCATATAATGTGTTTTAATAATTTTCATATAATATGGTAAAAAACTTGAATAATAAATATAGATATTAAAATATCTATAAGTTATAATATTTACGAAAAGATTCTTTAAATTATGTCTATCAAGGGAGGAAAATTATAATGGCAAAAGCAAAGTATGAAAGAAGTAAGCCACACGTTAATATTGGAACAATAGGTCACGTAGACCATGGTAAGACAACATTAACAGCAGCAATCACAACAGTATTAGCAAATAAAGGATTTGCAGAAGCATTTAACTATGCAGATATTGATAAGGCTCCAGAAGAAAAAGAAAGAGGAATCACAATCAATACAGCACACGTTGAGTACCAAACAGAAAACAGACACTATGCGCACGTTGACTGTCCAGGGCATGCTGACTATGTTAAGAACATGATCACAGGAGCAGCACAAATGGATGGAGCTATCTTAGTTGTATCAGCAGCAGATGGTCCAATGCCACAAACAAGAGAACATATACTACTAGGATCAAGAGTTGGTATCCAATATATCGTAGTATTCTTAAATAAAGCAGATATGGTAGACGATCCAGAATTATTAGAATTAGTAGAAATGGAAGTAAGAGAATTATTAAGTGAATATGACTTCCCAGGAGACGATATTCCAGTAATAACAGGATCAGCATTAAAAGCATTAGAAAATCCAACAGATGAAGAAGCAATTAAGCCAATCATGGATTTAATGGAAGCAGTAGATAGCTATATCCCAACTCCAGAAAGAGCAACAGATAAGCCGTTCTTAATGCCAATCGAAGATGTATTCACAATTACAGGAAGAGGAACAGTTGCAACAGGAAGAGTTGAAGCTGGAGTACTTCATGTAGGAGATGAAGTAGAAATCGTTGGATTAAGTGAAGAAAAGAAGAAAGTTGTAGTAACTGGAATCGAAATGTTCAGAAAGTTATTGGATGAAGCGCAAGCAGGAGATAACATCGGAGCATTATTAAGAGGAGTTCAAAGAACTGATATTGAAAGAGGTCAAGTTTTATCAAAACCAAATTCAGTACATCCTCATACTAAATTTGTAGGTCAAGTATACGTACTTAAGAAAGAAGAAGGTGGAAGACATACTCCATTCTTCGATGGATACAGACCACAATTCTACTTCAGAACAACAGACGTTACAGGATCAATCAAATTACCAGACGGAATGGAAATGGTAATGCCTGGAGATCACATTGATATGAATGTTGAATTAATCACTCCAATCGCAATGGATGAAGGATTAAGATTTGCTATCAGAGAAGGCGGAAGAACTGTAGGTTCTGGAGTTGTTACTAAAATAGTAGAATAAGATACATTTATATTTGACGGTAAAAGCAAGGTATAATTTCCTTGCTTTTATTTTATGAATTATATAATTTAGTTAGTATTTCATAATAAAATCGGATTGTTATCACAAATATTTATTTATTATCGCAAAATAAATCATAACAAACTGATATAAAATTTTTAGTAAAGATAATTAAAAAATCACCCAATATAAGGAATTAAAAAAAAATAGGAAAATGTAAAAAAAAGCTTGAAAAGACAATATAACAATAGTATAATTAAGAAGTTGCATAGCATACAGCGAGGATTCAAGAGGTTGCCGGACTTCCGGGTAATTCTTGATGAGTAAGTTTGGATCTAGAATCCGACGACAGGGATTCTGTATTAGGTTTGGATATCACGAAACACCTGGAACAGTTTACAGAATAGCCGCTGTTGTGCGTTAGAAGTAAAACGTACATAAAAGGAGGGAAATGAAATGTCAAAGCAAAAAATAAGAATTAGATTAAAGGCTTTTGATCATACAATTTTAGATCAATCAGCTGAAAAAATTGTTGAAACTGCAAAAACATCAGGAGCTAAGGTTGTAGGACCAGTGCCACTACCAACTGAAAAAGATGTTGTTACAATATTAAGAGCGGTTCACAAGTACAAAGATTCAAGAGAACAATTTGAGATAAGAACTCATAAGAGATTAATCGATATTGTTAATCCATCACCTAAAACTGTTGATGCATTAATGAGATTAAATCTTCCAGCGGGTGTTGATATAGAAATCAAGCTTTAGTACTGGAAATAATATAAAAACGGCTAGTTATGATTGTTAACAGTCCGCTAATTAGTTTGGGAGGTGTAAATACATGAAAAAAGCTATAATTGGAAGAAAAGTTGGAATGACACAAATTTTTGATGAAAAAGGAAAAGTGATTCCTGTAACTGTAGTAGAAGCTGGCCCATGTGTTGTTGTTCAAAAGAAAACATTAGAAAATGATGGTTATGAAGCAATACAAGTTGGTTTCGATGAAATAAGAGAAAAATTAGCTAATAAGCCAAGAAAAGGTCACTTTGCTAAGGCTGGAGCTACTTTAAGAAGAACTCTTAAAGAATTTAGACTTGACGATATAAGTCAATACGAAGTTGGAAATGAAATAAAAGCTGATGTATTTGGAGCAGGAGATAAAGTTGATGTATCTGCAGTATCTAAGGGAAAGGGTTTCCAAGGATCAATTAAAAGATGGAATCAACAAAGAGGACCTATGACTCATGGTTCTAAGTTCCATAGAGCGCCAGGTTCAATGGGAGCTTCATCAGATCCATCTAGAACATTCAAAAACAAGAGAATGCCAGGACATATGGGATCTGTAAATACAACAGTACTTAATTTAGAAGTTGTTAAAGTAATAGCTGAAAAGAATTTAATACTAATTAAGGGTGGAATCCCAGGACCTAATAAAGGTACAGTAGTAATTAAAGATACAGTTAGAGCTTAATTTCTTTGAAGAAAGGAGGAAATAAAATGCCTACAGTAGGAGTATTTAATAAAGAAGGAAATAAAGTTGCAGATATGGAATTAAATGAAAATGTATTTGCGGCAGAAATTAATGAATATGCATTGCACCAAGTAGTAGTTGCATTATTAGCTAACAAAAGACAAGGAACTCAATCAACTAAAACTAGATCTGAAGTTAGAGGAGGCGGAATCAAGCCTTGGAGACAAAAGGGTACTGGAAGAGCAAGACAAGGTTCTATCAGATCACCACAATGGATCAAAGGTGGAATTGTATTCGCACCAAAGCCAAGAGACTACAGAGTTTCAGTTCCAAAGAGTATGAGAAAGGTTGCTATGAAATCTGCTTTAACTAGCAAGGTTCAAGATAATCAAATGATAGTTCTTGATTCGTTAAATTTTGAAGCACCAAAAACTAAGAGTATGATAGAAATGCTAAAGGCTTTAGAAGCTAATAAAGCATTAATTATAACAGCTGAATCAAATGAAGTTGTTTATAAGTCAGCAAGAAACATTCAAGGAATAAGTGTTATTCCTGCAAACAACATCAATGTATATGATTTATTAAAATATGAAAAATTAATCATAACTAAAGATGCTGTATCAAAAATTGAGGAGGTGTACGCATAATGAAATTAACAAGCCATGATATAATAAGAAAGCCAATCATAACTGAAAAAAGTATGGCGTCTATGGCCGAAAAAAGGTACACTTTCATAGTTCATGTTGATGCTAATAAATCTCAAATAAAGAGAGCTGTGGAAGAAGTTTTCAATGTTAAAGTTGAATCTGTTAACACTATAAACGGCTTAGGTAAAACTAAGAGAATGGGCGTACATGTAGGTAAGAGATCAGATTACAAGAAAGCTATAGTTACATTAACTGAAGAAAGTAATGGAATTGAATTCTTCGAGGGAATGCAATAATAGTAGAATAAAGCCATTATTGGTGATCAACACCAGAGAAGCTTGAAGAAGGAGGGAATTTTAAATGGCAGTTAAAAAGTTTAACCCTATTACACCAGCAAGAAGACAAATGACTATGCCAACTTTTGAAGAAATAACTTCACAAGAACCAGAAAAGTCACTTCTTGTTGCATTAAAGAGTAAAGCGGGTAGAAATGCTCAAGGTAAAATTACTGTTAGACATCGTGGCGGCGGTGTTAAGAGAAAATATAGAATAATAGACTTTAAAAGAAATAAAGATGAAATCCCAGCAAAGGTTGCAACTATAGAATATGATCCAAACAGATCAGCATATATTGCTCTTGTTATATATAGCGATGGAGAAAAGAGATATATTCTTGCGCCTGCAGGATTAAAAGTTGGAGATGTAATAGAGTCTGGAGTTAATGCTGATATCAAACCTGGTAATGCACTTCCATTAAAGAACATACCAGTAGGTACAGTTATTCACAATATAGAGTTACAAAGAGGTAAAGGTGGTCAATTAGTTAGAGCAGCAGGTG encodes the following:
- the rplC gene encoding 50S ribosomal protein L3 yields the protein MKKAIIGRKVGMTQIFDEKGKVIPVTVVEAGPCVVVQKKTLENDGYEAIQVGFDEIREKLANKPRKGHFAKAGATLRRTLKEFRLDDISQYEVGNEIKADVFGAGDKVDVSAVSKGKGFQGSIKRWNQQRGPMTHGSKFHRAPGSMGASSDPSRTFKNKRMPGHMGSVNTTVLNLEVVKVIAEKNLILIKGGIPGPNKGTVVIKDTVRA
- the tuf gene encoding elongation factor Tu codes for the protein MAKAKYERSKPHVNIGTIGHVDHGKTTLTAAITTVLANKGFAEAFNYADIDKAPEEKERGITINTAHVEYQTENRHYAHVDCPGHADYVKNMITGAAQMDGAILVVSAADGPMPQTREHILLGSRVGIQYIVVFLNKADMVDDPELLELVEMEVRELLSEYDFPGDDIPVITGSALKALENPTDEEAIKPIMDLMEAVDSYIPTPERATDKPFLMPIEDVFTITGRGTVATGRVEAGVLHVGDEVEIVGLSEEKKKVVVTGIEMFRKLLDEAQAGDNIGALLRGVQRTDIERGQVLSKPNSVHPHTKFVGQVYVLKKEEGGRHTPFFDGYRPQFYFRTTDVTGSIKLPDGMEMVMPGDHIDMNVELITPIAMDEGLRFAIREGGRTVGSGVVTKIVE
- the rplB gene encoding 50S ribosomal protein L2 — encoded protein: MAVKKFNPITPARRQMTMPTFEEITSQEPEKSLLVALKSKAGRNAQGKITVRHRGGGVKRKYRIIDFKRNKDEIPAKVATIEYDPNRSAYIALVIYSDGEKRYILAPAGLKVGDVIESGVNADIKPGNALPLKNIPVGTVIHNIELQRGKGGQLVRAAGGSAQLMAKEGDYATLRLPSGEMRYVRIECRATIGTLSNATNDIVNIGKAGRKRHMGWRPTVRGSVMNPNDHPHGGGEGKSPVGRPSPVTPWGKPALGYKTRKTKKYSDKFIIKDRRAK
- the rpsJ gene encoding 30S ribosomal protein S10, which gives rise to MSKQKIRIRLKAFDHTILDQSAEKIVETAKTSGAKVVGPVPLPTEKDVVTILRAVHKYKDSREQFEIRTHKRLIDIVNPSPKTVDALMRLNLPAGVDIEIKL
- the rplD gene encoding 50S ribosomal protein L4, with protein sequence MPTVGVFNKEGNKVADMELNENVFAAEINEYALHQVVVALLANKRQGTQSTKTRSEVRGGGIKPWRQKGTGRARQGSIRSPQWIKGGIVFAPKPRDYRVSVPKSMRKVAMKSALTSKVQDNQMIVLDSLNFEAPKTKSMIEMLKALEANKALIITAESNEVVYKSARNIQGISVIPANNINVYDLLKYEKLIITKDAVSKIEEVYA
- the fusA gene encoding elongation factor G, yielding MARKYPLDKFRNFGIMAHIDAGKTTTTERILFYTGVSHKIGEVHDGEATMDWMVQEQERGITITSAATSCFWKEHELNIIDTPGHVDFTVEVERSLRVLDGAVTVLDAKSGVEPQTETVWRQADKYGVPRMIYVNKMDATGADFFRCIQTVKDRLKANAVPIQIPVGSEQGFKGMVDLIKNVAFIFYDDLGKDMREEAIPAEYADQAEEYRAAMIEAIAETDEELMEKYLEGEELTIEELKAALRKATIANEIYPCICGSSYKNKGVQEMIDGVVDYLPSPLDVPAIKGTTLDGEEDHRNSSDSEPLSALAFKIATDPFVGKLAFTRIYSGVMQSGSYVLNSTKGKKERIGRLVKMHSNSRSEVESLEAGEIGAVIGLKNTTTGDTLCAENSPIILEAMEFPEPVIRVAIEPKTKDAQEKMGMALAKLAEEDPTFKTWTDTETGQTIIAGMGELHLEIIVDRLQREFKVECNVGAPQVAYKETIRSAVKAEAKYAKQSGGKGQYGHAVIEMEPTEGEYVFENAVVGGAIPKEYIPAIDAGIQEASKNGIIAGYNVINFKVKLVHGSYHEVDSSEMAFKIAGSMAFKNAMAKASPVLLEPMMKVEVTVPEEYMGDVIGDINSRRGIMEGMEALNGAQVIRAFVPLSEMFGYATTLRSRTQGRGVYSMVFDHYDEVPKNIQEQIAGSRAK
- the rplW gene encoding 50S ribosomal protein L23 translates to MKLTSHDIIRKPIITEKSMASMAEKRYTFIVHVDANKSQIKRAVEEVFNVKVESVNTINGLGKTKRMGVHVGKRSDYKKAIVTLTEESNGIEFFEGMQ